A section of the Pan paniscus chromosome 11, NHGRI_mPanPan1-v2.0_pri, whole genome shotgun sequence genome encodes:
- the TOR4A gene encoding torsin-4A, with translation MDRGQPSLEPAAAAPRASGRCVIAPVRAVLRLRRRVCVLRKRRLLQPGGGPDVGTGAPRPGCSPRAPRADLDQPKFFTFDSPAELPSRTPRKKRRRSRLVLYPETSRKYRPRVEHRSRAQRCLLLLVAIVGFQVLNAIENLDDNAQRYDLDGLEKALQRAVFGQPAAVSRIVALMRDYLATHVHSRPLLLALHGPSGVGKSHVGRLLARHFRSVLEDSALVLQYHARHHCPEARAAQDCREELARRVADVVAQAEAEEKTPLLVLDDVELMPRPLLDELHGFLQPQRSHHFHNAIYVLLSGAGGAEVTRFVLQNASRALPLRPDGSRSAEAAAAQAEEDLRASLLAVLSREHPLWQAAAIVPFLLLEKRDVVSCFRDEMAGEGFFPDRARAENLAAQLSFYRVAGREFAVTGCKQVVATVNLL, from the coding sequence ATGGACCGCGGCCAGCCCAGCCTGGAGCCTGCTGCCGCGGCCCCCCGAGCCTCGGGCCGGTGCGTGATCGCGCCCGTGCGCGCTGTGCTCCGCCTGCGCCGCCGGGTGTGTGTCCTACGCAAACGGCGCCTCCTGCAGCCGGGTGGGGGGCCCGACGTCGGGACCGGGGCGCCCAGGCCGGGCTGCAGCCCCCGGGCACCGCGCGCGGACCTGGACCAGCCAAAGTTCTTCACCTTCGACAGCCCCGCGGAGCTACCCTCCAGGACGCCACGCAAGAAGCGCCGGCGCAGTCGCCTGGTGCTTTACCCGGAGACCTCGCGCAAGTATCGGCCGCGCGTGGAGCACAGGAGCCGCGCGCAGCGCTGCCTTCTGCTGCTAGTCGCCATCGTGGGCTTCCAAGTTCTCAACGCTATCGAGAACCTGGACGATAACGCGCAGCGCTATGACCTCGACGGGCTGGAGAAAGCGCTGCAGCGCGCGGTGTTCGGCCAGCCTGCTGCCGTATCGCGCATCGTGGCGCTGATGCGGGACTACCTGGCCACGCATGTGCACAGTCGTCCGCTCCTCCTGGCGCTGCACGGGCCCAGTGGCGTGGGCAAGAGCCACGTGGGCCGCCTGCTGGCGCGCCACTTCCGCTCGGTGCTGGAGGACAGCGCGCTCGTGCTGCAATACCATGCGCGGCACCACTGCCCCGAGGCGCGCGCCGCACAGGACTGCCGCGAGGAGCTGGCGCGGCGCGTGGCCGACGTGGTGGCGCAGGCCGAAGCGGAGGAGAAGACCCCACTCTTGGTGCTGGACGACGTGGAGCTCATGCCGCGGCCGCTGCTGGACGAGCTGCACGGCTTCCTGCAGCCGCAGCGCTCCCACCACTTCCACAACGCCATCTACGTGCTCCTCAGTGGCGCGGGTGGCGCCGAGGTCACGCGCTTCGTGCTGCAGAACGCGTCCCGCGCGCTGCCCCTGCGCCCCGACGGCTCCCGCAGTGCCGAGGCCGCAGCGGCGCAGGCGGAAGAAGACCTGCGCGCCAGCCTGCTGGCTGTGCTGTCCCGGGAGCATCCGCTGTGGCAGGCCGCGGCCATCGTGCCGTTTCTGCTGCTGGAGAAGCGGGATGTGGTCAGCTGCTTCCGGGACGAGATGGCGGGTGAGGGCTTCTTTCCTGACCGGGCCCGCGCGGAGAACCTGGCCGCGCAGCTCAGCTTCTACCGCGTGGCTGGCCGCGAGTTTGCCGTCACCGGCTGCAAGCAGGTGGTGGCCACGGTGAACCTCCTGTAG